A genomic stretch from Aquila chrysaetos chrysaetos chromosome 1, bAquChr1.4, whole genome shotgun sequence includes:
- the GAR1 gene encoding H/ACA ribonucleoprotein complex subunit 1 isoform X2 has translation MSFRGRGGGGGRGGGFNRGGGGGGDRGGFNRGGRGGFARGGGRGGFNRGGYDQGPPERVVLLGEFMHPCEDDIVCKCKTEENKVPYFNAPVYLDNKEQIGKVDEIFGQLRDFYFSVKLSENMKASSFKKMQKFYIDPAKLLPLQRFLPRPPGEKGAPRGGGRGGRGGGRGGGRGGGGGGGGFRGGRGGGGSFRGRGY, from the exons ATGTCTTTCCGTggaagaggaggtggaggaggaagaggaggtggctTCAATCGTGGAGGAGGTGGCGGCGGTGACAGAGGTGGCTTTAATCGTGGTGGACGAGGTGGCTTTGCACGGGGAGGTGGACGAGGAGGCTTCAACAGAGGCGGATACGACCAGGGGCCTCCAGAAAGGGTAGTTT taTTGGGAGAGTTCATGCATCCGTGCGAAGATGACATTGTTTGTAaatgtaaaacagaagaaaacaaggtgCCTTATTTCAATGCCCCGGTGTACTTGGATAATAAGGAGCAGATTGGCAAAGTGGATGAAATCTTTGGACAGTTGAGAGATTTT tatttttcagtgaaactgtCTGAGAACATGAAAGcctcttcatttaaaaaaatgcaaaag TTTTACATTGATCCAGCAAAGCTGCTACCCCTTCAGAGATTTTTGCCAAGGCCACCTGGAGAAAAAGGTGCTCCCAGAGGAGGTGGTAGAGGAGGACGAGGTGGTGGAcgtggaggaggaagaggtggtg gaggaggaggaggaggattcagaggaggaagaggtggtgGAGGAAGCTTTCGGG GAAGAGGATATTAA
- the GAR1 gene encoding H/ACA ribonucleoprotein complex subunit 1 isoform X1 encodes MSFRGRGGGGGRGGGFNRGGGGGGDRGGFNRGGRGGFARGGGRGGFNRGGYDQGPPERVVLLGEFMHPCEDDIVCKCKTEENKVPYFNAPVYLDNKEQIGKVDEIFGQLRDFYFSVKLSENMKASSFKKMQKFYIDPAKLLPLQRFLPRPPGEKGAPRGGGRGGRGGGRGGGRGGGRGGFGGGRGGGRGGGFRGGRGGGGGGFRGGRGGGGSFRGRGY; translated from the exons ATGTCTTTCCGTggaagaggaggtggaggaggaagaggaggtggctTCAATCGTGGAGGAGGTGGCGGCGGTGACAGAGGTGGCTTTAATCGTGGTGGACGAGGTGGCTTTGCACGGGGAGGTGGACGAGGAGGCTTCAACAGAGGCGGATACGACCAGGGGCCTCCAGAAAGGGTAGTTT taTTGGGAGAGTTCATGCATCCGTGCGAAGATGACATTGTTTGTAaatgtaaaacagaagaaaacaaggtgCCTTATTTCAATGCCCCGGTGTACTTGGATAATAAGGAGCAGATTGGCAAAGTGGATGAAATCTTTGGACAGTTGAGAGATTTT tatttttcagtgaaactgtCTGAGAACATGAAAGcctcttcatttaaaaaaatgcaaaag TTTTACATTGATCCAGCAAAGCTGCTACCCCTTCAGAGATTTTTGCCAAGGCCACCTGGAGAAAAAGGTGCTCCCAGAGGAGGTGGTAGAGGAGGACGAGGTGGTGGAcgtggaggaggaagaggtggtgGTAGAG GTGGatttggaggaggaagaggtggaggaagaggaggaggattcagaggaggaagaggaggaggaggaggaggattcagaggaggaagaggtggtgGAGGAAGCTTTCGGG GAAGAGGATATTAA